The Chloracidobacterium sp. sequence GATCGTATCCGTAAGCGACTGAATGTTTTTGACCGGCCGCAAAGCGTTGTAGCCCCGCTCAAGCATGTCCACAATGTTGTCGCGTGACATTGTGAACATATGGGCTGTCAAGCGCGCCGTCTTGAGAATCATGCCGATAAAGCGGTACTGGCACAATGAATGGGTGAAATGGAAGCACTCTACGATGAGGTCAAGCTGCTCGATTCGCGCATCGTAGTTGTTGCACCGGTAGTACGCTTCATCGTACTGCTCTTGAGAAATGTTCCGCCTGACGCCCATCTTTTCGAGCGTGACCACCATCAAGTTGTCCAGCGCATCGGACAACTCATAGAGGTCAAGCAGGCGAATCAGACCGTGAAAGAACCGTTCGCCCAGCGCGTTGCGGAAATAGTTTGAAATTTGCTCAAAACTGCGGTTGCGCTCTTCAAAGTCGCGCGGCGCGTAAATGTCCTGCACGAAGAACTCACATAGCGGCCCGTATTCTTTTGAGTTATAGAGGTCACTAAAGTTGCGTTTGAGCTGTTTGACCTGAAAATCTTGGAGTTCGCGTTTGAGCGCAAGGTTGACGGCGGTTTTCGCCGAAGCTTTCTTGGGCATGGATGGCGTCTAGGGACGACACAGCAAAGGTGATGCGTGGCAAGCAGCCGCGCCCTACGTCATTATACTTCGTCGAAACTAAGCCGGAACAGGGTGGAACGCTTAGGCGGAACGGGTGGGGCAGAGGCTTTCCCGTGTTTTACCGCCACGCGCCTTGTCAGAATGAATCATAGACAACAAACGACGTGGGTCGGTTGCGGCGGTACGTCGTGGCGACGTTGCCGCCGCTGCGGTCTGTGGTTGGGCGTGGTTTTCCTCCTGCTAAACGGTGGATTCGCCGCCCAAGCGCCGCCGGCGACGGGCTTGACCATCAGCGGCGTGGTCGTCGCCGAGTCCGGCGCTCCGCTGGCGGACGCCAAGGTAATGTGTACGAGCCCGACCGCCCCTGTGGCCTCCCTGCTGACGGGGACGGACGGCAGATTCACCTTCACCGTTCCGCGTGTCGGCAAATACACCATCACCGCCACCGCGAATGGCTATCGGCCGCAGACACAGGCCGTCAGCTTGAGTCGTCCCGACGAGATCGTCAGCGATCTGAAGCTCCAACTGTCCCCTAGCTCGCTGCGGGTCGTCGCGCGCAGTGAGCGCACCAATGTGAATCTCAGCGGTGCAGTCGTGACGGCGCGGCTGAAGGACACGGCGCGGCGTGAAGTCACCGCTCTGCGCGCGCTCGAAGGCCGCCGGGGTGAGTACTTCTTCGGACGCATGGAGGCGGGCGTTTACGAGGTCACGGCCGTCGTCACCGGCTACGAAGCTAAAACGGTCGAGGTCGTCGTTCCCGGCGAGCGGACGACGCTGGAAGTCACCCTTCTGTTGAACCGCGTATCCACCATTCCCATCGGCGTGCGCAGCTTGGATCGTTCATTCGTTGCGCCGCGCTTACCCTCCAATGACGTGCAGACTGTGTTTTGCGACGCCGATGGAAGCGTGTGGTTTGGGACGACCGCCGGCGTCTGCCGCTTTGACGGACAAGCGTCCCAGTCGTCTGAAACGCCGGAGTCGTTTCTTGCTCCCCTCGTCGGGAAATCCGTGACGGCGCTGGCGCGGACAACCGACGGTGTGCTGTGGTTCGGAACGCCTGACGGACTGGCGTTTCTGCCGTCGGGAATGACGACGGTGTCGTTTCTCTCCGAATCGGCGCGTGATGTGACCTGCCTATTGGCGGGTGTAGGCGGCGAGCTTTGGGTCGGGACGGCGAGCGGGCTGTACCGCTACTGGCCGGCCTCCACTCAGTGGCAACCGGTCGCTGACATTGGCGCGACGCGGATCGCCGACCTCCACACGTTGCCTGACGGCGGCGTGGCGGCGGCGACTGCCCGCGGACTGTTCCGGTGGCGGCCAGGGCAAGGCTGGGAACGGCTGACCCCGACCGCCGTCGGCGAGGCGGCCGTACACGGCGTCGCTGCCGATCCGCAGTCGCCGACGCTCTGGTGTACGACTTCCGCTGGGCTGTGCACGGTGACCCCAGACGGCCACCTTGTCGCTGTGCCGGGCGCTTTGTCGCAACGTCCGCTGGGAGCCTGTCGAGTGGATGGGGAAGGGCGCGTCTGGTGCGCCCGCGCCGACGGGCAGGGCGTCATTGTTTATGACCCCCACCGCAACGAGGCGGCGGAATTGCTAACTGACGCCGCCGTGGTGGGTGTGACCTGCGACCTTGACCACAACCTCTGGTTCGCCACGGACAAGGGTGCTTTCCGGCACGATGTCTATAGCTTCGTCGTCTTTGACACAAGTCGTGGCTTGCCGGACAGCGATGTGTACGCTGTAGCGCCCGCCGCTGAACCGGGCCGTCTCTGGGTTGGGACGGCGCGCGGCGTCTATGCCTTCGACGGCGTACGCTTTCAGAGTCCGCATCCCGACCTAGCCAAACTGACGGTTCGCGCGCTGCTGGCGGCGGACGATCGCCTGTGGGTTGGGGCGGAAAACGGCCTCTGGTTGTGGGACGGTGCAGCTGTTCGCGCCGTCACAGCCGACGACCGTTCCCTGACGCGGGTGCGGTCGTTGCTGCTGGACGCTGCGCGCCAAACGCTCTGGGTCGTCACAGCTAAGATGCTGTTCAAACTCAACGCCGTGACGCTAAAGCCGGACGGCGAAGCCATTCCGCTGGACGGCGAAGTGCGGACGGCGACGCTTGCCCGCTCCGGCGCGGTGTGGCTGGCCACTAACGACGGCGCGTACCGCTATGAGCCAGAAACGGCTGAACTCGTGGTCATCGGCGATACGCGCGGACTGGAGAACCTCGATGTGCGCGCCGTTGTTGAACAGCCCCAGAGCGGCCGCTTTTGGCTAGCGACGGGACGGGGGATTGAAACCTTCGACGGCGTGAACTTTGTCTCCGACAGTTTTCAGACGGCGGTGCAGGGCGGCGACGTACAAGCCCTGTACGTCGAGCAGAACGCCATGGAAGCCTTTCTGTGGGTCGCGTTGGGTGACGGCAGCCTGCGCAAATTTCTGCTGGACGAGGAAGGTGTGGCGCAGACCTACCGGCGGGATCGGTATGATCTCGGTGGTCTGCGTCTGCGCGGCGTTGTGAAAACGCCGGACGGCGCCCTCTGGCTCGCCACCGACGCCGGGCTGGTGCGGCATCGCCCCAACCTGCGTCCGCCCGTCGTGGACATTCGCCTAGAAGCCGACGGAGCAGAGATCCCGTCGGCGAGGGAAGCGTCACTGCGCGCTGGCTTCCATCGGTTGAAATTTCGCTTTACAGCTGTCAGTCAGACCGGCCCGGTGACGTACTTTTACCGCCTCGTCGGGCGCGACGCTGACTGGCGACGCATTACGCCGGAGCGCACAGCGACGACGCCGACCGAGTACGCTGTCAGCGGCCTGCCCGCCGGCGAACACGTCTTTGAAGTGCGGGCACTGAGTCGTGACCTGTACGGGCGGACGGCCGCCGTTCGGCGCTACGTCGTGCGGATTGACGCCCCGTTTTACCTGCGGGGCTGGTTCTGGGCCGTCTGCGCTTTAGTCATGACGGGCGGCGGCACAGGCGTCTGGCTTATGCAGCGTGCGCGCAGCCGGGAATACGTCCTGCCGCCGGCGCTGCGCAAATTCACGCCCATCGGACGCAATCCCTACGTCGTCGGCAACCCGATTCGCTCCCAAGCCATGTTTTTCGGCCGCGAGGATGATTTCCAGTACGTCGTGCGGAAGCTCGAGGCGACGCCGCAGGGACTGGTTATCGTTTTTTGCGGCGAGCGACGTACGGGAAAAAGTTCTATCCTCTACCAGATGGCGAACGGCCGGTTGGGTGAAGCATTTACGCCGGTCTTCATAGACATGCAGGAAATGCTGGTTCGCAGCGATGGAGAATTTTTCAACCGCGTCGCCCGTCTCATCGGCGAAGCCGTGACCAAACAAACGTCTGCGCCGTGGGAACCACCTGATTTCACAGGCGAGCCGAACCCGTATGACCGTTTCCGAGCATTCATTGAAGCGACGCTCGACCGGATCGGCGACCGGCAACTGGTGTGGCTGGTAGACGAGTATGAGTTGTTTGAGACGAAGGTGGAAGACGGCAAACTGTCGCGTGATCTCGTGCCGTTTCTGGCGAGTTTGCTGGATCGTTATGCACGTCTGTCGTTTGTGTTTACCGGCTCGCGGCGGCTGGAAGACCGAGATCGGCGCTTCTGGCGCGACTTGTTGCGGCGGTCACTGTTTCGGAAGGTGTCCTACCTGACGCCTAACGACACACGGCGGCTCATTACGGAACCGGTCAGAGACTGCGTCGTGTACGGTCGGGGCGTGGTGGATGCCATCGTGCGGTTGACGGCCGGACAGCCGTTTTACACGCAGGTGCTCTGCCAAAACATAGTTGATTTTCTCAATGAGCAGAAACGGCACTACGTGCTGCGGGCGGATGTCGTCGCCATTGTTGAGGAGGTCGTCAACAACCCGCTCCCGCAGATGATGTATTTTTGGGACGGTCTGAGTGACGATGAAAAACTGGTGCTGGCGCTGATGGCCGATGTGCTGCTGGACGAAGCCGACGTTGTCACGGCCGAACGTTTGGCCACGCGCATTGCGGAAGCGGGCTACCCTGTCACGCTGTCCGAGACGACGATTCGGCTGACGCTGGAAGAGTTGTTTCGCAACGAGGTGCTTGAAAAGTATGGCGATGACACTTTCGCTTACCGAGTGGATTTGCTGCGTCACTGGATTCGGCGCAGTCACAGCGTCTGGCAAGTCGTAGGCGAAGTGCGCTCGCGGTAGGTTATACGGCGCGATGCGGCTGTGTCTTTGGCTTGTTGTGTTTGGGGCAGCGGCTTACGCGCAGGATACCAGCGTGGCGTAGCAGGCGGAGGTGGTTTTCCCGCAGTTCGGCAAGACCGTCGTCCGCGTGCTGGAGGGAGAGGACCAAGCGCCGACGCTTGAAATTGCGTCGCCCGAAGCGCGGTGGCCAACGGCGCGTTTTGTGATGAGGCGCGACCACATAGCGATCCCATAGCAGGCTATGCATTTGGAACAACCTTCACTTTTGCGCGGTTTTGGATACTGAATGTCGCCGGCTTTCCGCAGCCCCTTATTGCCTGGGTCGCTGTCGCGCTAGGCGGCTCCGGGCATAGTTTTGAACTGGAGCTCATCGGCGTCGTCGGGGGAAAGTTTGCGCGGCTTTCCAAGAGACGCCTTGTGACCTCCAACCTTGGCGGTTTTCACGTCGGCACGCTCAGTGACGGACGGATTAAAGTTGTGGTGTGGGACTTCATCTGGGCCGACAACGAAGCACATTATGAACCGCACCGCTATGAACTTGAGTTCTACGGCGTGAACCCAAGGACAAAGCGATTGTTCCTGATACAGCGACAGCGCTCGGCCAAAAAGTATGACGAGATTGATCGTGGGAAGGGCGCGGCGCGGGAGTTCGGGCTGCAGGTGCATAACCTGCTCGATGACATACCGGAGTTCAAGGCGTTTGTTAGCCCGGATGAGAGAGACGAGGAAGACGAGCCATCCCACCAGACTTGATCATCACCAAAAAAACGCCCGGCCGCATCACTGGCGGCCGGGCGCATCACGTCGGAAACAAATCGCTGATTCAGGATGACGACTGGCGGAACTTGTCCATCGGGAAGTTCACGCCAAGGACGGACGGATCGCCGTTGCACAGCGACTTGACAATGTACTCGTATAGGTAGTTGGACTCGGCCCGCACCTGCGGGTCGGCGCGCTCCTCATAGGTCTTGATGCTGTTGTCGAACTCCTTCTTGAGCAAGTCGTACAGGTTTTTCTGCGCGATACCCTGCTCGATTTTCTGCGGATTGTAGATTTTGATGTCGCTAACAATCGTGCGCGCCACGCGCTGCGCTATCTTGTGCAGCTCTTCACTAGCTTTGAACTTGGTCGGCGGTGTGGGTGCGGGAGGCGAGCCCAGGGGCACGGTTTGGCCGCCCGGCGGTATAAAGTAAGCCGGAATTTCGGTTTCACTGGTTGCTGGCGTAGCCGGTGTCGGGTCAGGCGCATTATTGACATCAAACTCCGGCAACGGCTGCGCTTGGAGTTGAGCTTCC is a genomic window containing:
- a CDS encoding carboxypeptidase regulatory-like domain-containing protein, with product MNHRQQTTWVGCGGTSWRRCRRCGLWLGVVFLLLNGGFAAQAPPATGLTISGVVVAESGAPLADAKVMCTSPTAPVASLLTGTDGRFTFTVPRVGKYTITATANGYRPQTQAVSLSRPDEIVSDLKLQLSPSSLRVVARSERTNVNLSGAVVTARLKDTARREVTALRALEGRRGEYFFGRMEAGVYEVTAVVTGYEAKTVEVVVPGERTTLEVTLLLNRVSTIPIGVRSLDRSFVAPRLPSNDVQTVFCDADGSVWFGTTAGVCRFDGQASQSSETPESFLAPLVGKSVTALARTTDGVLWFGTPDGLAFLPSGMTTVSFLSESARDVTCLLAGVGGELWVGTASGLYRYWPASTQWQPVADIGATRIADLHTLPDGGVAAATARGLFRWRPGQGWERLTPTAVGEAAVHGVAADPQSPTLWCTTSAGLCTVTPDGHLVAVPGALSQRPLGACRVDGEGRVWCARADGQGVIVYDPHRNEAAELLTDAAVVGVTCDLDHNLWFATDKGAFRHDVYSFVVFDTSRGLPDSDVYAVAPAAEPGRLWVGTARGVYAFDGVRFQSPHPDLAKLTVRALLAADDRLWVGAENGLWLWDGAAVRAVTADDRSLTRVRSLLLDAARQTLWVVTAKMLFKLNAVTLKPDGEAIPLDGEVRTATLARSGAVWLATNDGAYRYEPETAELVVIGDTRGLENLDVRAVVEQPQSGRFWLATGRGIETFDGVNFVSDSFQTAVQGGDVQALYVEQNAMEAFLWVALGDGSLRKFLLDEEGVAQTYRRDRYDLGGLRLRGVVKTPDGALWLATDAGLVRHRPNLRPPVVDIRLEADGAEIPSAREASLRAGFHRLKFRFTAVSQTGPVTYFYRLVGRDADWRRITPERTATTPTEYAVSGLPAGEHVFEVRALSRDLYGRTAAVRRYVVRIDAPFYLRGWFWAVCALVMTGGGTGVWLMQRARSREYVLPPALRKFTPIGRNPYVVGNPIRSQAMFFGREDDFQYVVRKLEATPQGLVIVFCGERRTGKSSILYQMANGRLGEAFTPVFIDMQEMLVRSDGEFFNRVARLIGEAVTKQTSAPWEPPDFTGEPNPYDRFRAFIEATLDRIGDRQLVWLVDEYELFETKVEDGKLSRDLVPFLASLLDRYARLSFVFTGSRRLEDRDRRFWRDLLRRSLFRKVSYLTPNDTRRLITEPVRDCVVYGRGVVDAIVRLTAGQPFYTQVLCQNIVDFLNEQKRHYVLRADVVAIVEEVVNNPLPQMMYFWDGLSDDEKLVLALMADVLLDEADVVTAERLATRIAEAGYPVTLSETTIRLTLEELFRNEVLEKYGDDTFAYRVDLLRHWIRRSHSVWQVVGEVRSR